A window of the Peromyscus leucopus breed LL Stock chromosome 22, UCI_PerLeu_2.1, whole genome shotgun sequence genome harbors these coding sequences:
- the Tdrd15 gene encoding tudor domain-containing protein 15 has product MDSTSLFPTFLDADLTVLHVECLPKDILVKFQGKNKSECQFDYHILQREIQYIPKVKTNVGVDEFCLVEEKAGGEWQRGRVVGKKNGVYTVRLIDRGEELKVDGTRVASACEKLFELPPRVVFGIFANILPVGEKWSPKALNYFKSLVGIQLRGNMQTLLPLQMSLLEAPKVISEVLELQLGRFVDRDTFCLIVEILKELPQPMPDLLQHRRPESSVSSNRTSLDVQYILDNFQPSLSVGSLDSVKVSSALSPGKFYCQLLRRIPELEDLTECMNLHYNTVGQETSPTCDNFGLLCVAKGTNGQWQRGILQQLLPDNQVKIWFMDYGSSESIPSIHVKKLKQDFIFAQLFSFACSLTYLHCLDPEIRERQLTLFKQALLGHVVYAHIDWFSEDEHLYYVTLQSQESAVNSKCLLRTPSTQTLCPASECNVPNALSEAATPDAGSFAADSFIGNVQQAVGGLSEEDDLTAGFPIEPVTMETDSTHIAFVVNVLNPSDFWVRLSKYQNKFQDIMETINEFYNASENDELTLRNPEPGLFCCARYSKDKCFYRAVITERNDYWINVYLLDYGSTDSIPFFDAKILLPEFWDLPSLAMHCSLAHISPAKNLWIQAATDYFKKIVLNKAILLQVRAKKGDKYMVNIQDIEAAENMDAVSLMLQAGYAESAGVALEDLPRSVRDCSVLKYKDTLHDKNVVPAPVQRPKPENSHSEKLKENLLSSHRFLDVKISFNSCFEPSSSRPYKEYVFKPGKLLEVNCSYCHGPGDFSCQLLCKLRDLKLLMEQIQDYYSIHPEPYQFGKVACVAKHSRDGKWYRAAILTQASDQEVELIFVDYGNQERVFIKDLCAINPHFLALEAQAFRCCLNYLVEPITCKLLDWTAEASRDFGNFLSSCGGLLTCIVYALVLIHPRCLCNLVDLQSSFTSANEFLLRRGSTHYSVLSRPLPFSVSLYSYYYSSFDIKIGSEEDVYISHVYSPKKFYCQLCRNSKDLEMLETRITEMISLKMCSKYDWYRMRLCISKYIEDGLSYRALVKPTASSSSGPCVYFVDYGNEQFVEENMLWAISDQFPELLFTPMQAIQCFLSDLRDIDIPREINRWFENSFLGKPLKAVILSRESDGQLGIDLYDGYQHINQTIKLLLKVYGEKHSEQAWYVEKNQRLNQAFAAPVKENTESICCHNAINKTSLATHSAKKTDQLMHPPSIYARHLKPSICYEVEPKPKSTAKKSSRYGLKSKKVRFTPRSARIPEKIGIGFKSRKMVSKVFTKDVNQAASPRRCILRRPPITKIPQPHIDLSTQVKRSAPTSHHPANFHIPLAGNGNEAIGLTNVLNERTNGQKKQNSLSPLVRDCVEYSSDHAVSRDITKEVLSEGPFEVKVFDHGNTAIVNGSKVYSINMELLTMPRLGIYSFLRRIRWNGPIEMCQSKIADYFSSGVINRIVSCEFLKTHDGKWEVNITCGGKCVIKKLLRWSPCPNLQETVLQLPQVMSHKVSACENNHSKTGRVNLDEDSVIFKPLSKQLVEIPFELVRHRQLEKAKLIYVSETGGFHVKLPKNQKTSDLARLIPKEDISSFFSMDIIERGLEFLSISNRNLKWYQSRTEEQWVNEKVLIVLENHGQHEVVPVNNTKVLSGEIRNILSQGMSCKWIWFTHSEKTTLKFLVCLFAHLEISIISLKYLNYAWEAEILVDGMLLCGSLNVTSSLEEESELQSLGTVCSLEPQTLLSPCVIRPFVWAPLHSGGQYCGIATAVSDPSDFCVQLEDFFVTMKYLFTLLSDIPEPLQALPPEHVIPGSSCLFRSELEGQWSRAEISEVSNLSLHLILIDCGLSVHIPYSEAINLKSVPEKIVSVPRLSYPCSLYGVLPATEKVWNNEARLFFQDFLCKSGLVFQFREYGPAAVSEVDVIHKNKSVADVLVASGLAVHPKDSARPNRMIAAGSKPQSHPICPLLDKHCYKTENINCSTIRQKLWKKKPSKRRHVSRRLLKKSRVSEKLHSVNLKLRRNVIVGKLNFPGTTLLEICIAASSGGPPIRSENDSGCFENIFENPSPAGAQEKSHTMVSNAVVNESTTAEHLEKDQSSDSSSHLPRFFK; this is encoded by the coding sequence atggaTTCTACATCTTTATTCCCAACATTTCTAGATGCGGATCTGACAGTTTTACATGTTGAGTGTCTTCCCAAAGATATTCTTGTGAAATTTCAAGGCAAAAATAAGAGCGAGTGTCAGTTTGACTATCACATTTTGCAGAGGGAGATACAGTACATCCCCAAAGTGAAGACTAATGTGGGCGTCGATGAGTTTTGTCTGGTGGAGGAGAAAGCGGGTGGAGAATGGCAGAGAGGAAGAGTGGTGGGAAAGAAGAACGGAGTGTACACAGTGCGGCTCATTGACCGGGGAGAAGAGCTGAAGGTGGATGGCACTCGGGTAGCCTCAGCTTGTGAAAAGTTGTTTGAGCTCCCTCCCAGAGTCGTATTCGGCATTTTTGCCAACATCCTCCCAGTTGGAGAGAAATGGTCTCCCAAGGCTTTGAATTATTTCAAGTCACTAGTAGGAATACAGCTGAGAGGCAATATGCAGACTCTTTTGCCCCTTCAAATGAGTCTTCTCGAGGCACCCAAAGTTATATCTGAGGTTCTTGAATTACAATTAGGAAGATTTGTTGATCGGGATACGTTTTGTCTTATTGTGGAAATATTAAAGGAACTCCCCCAGCCAATGCCAGACTTACTACAACATAGAAGACCTGAGTCATCGGTAAGTAGTAACAGGACTTCACTTGATGTTCAATATATCCTAGATAATTTCCAGCCATCTTTATCGGTGGGAAGTTTGGACAGCGTCAAAGTGTCATCTGCATTGAGCCCTGGTAAATTTTATTGTCAATTACTTAGGCGGATTCCAGAGCTAGAAGACTTAACGGAGTGTATGAATTTGCATTACAACACAGTAGGTCAAGAAACCAGCCCCACTTGTGACAATTTTGGACTCCTGTGTGTTGCTAAAGGGACAAACGGACAGTGGCAAAGAGGAATTCTCCAGCAGCTCTTGCCCGATAATCAAGTGAAAATTTGGTTCATGGACTATGGCAGCAGTGAGTCTATACCCTCGATTCATGTGAAGAAATTGAAGCAGGATTTTATTTTTGCACAGTTATTTTCCTTTGCATGTTCTCTGACATATTTGCATTGTCTGGACCCAGAAATAAGAGAACGACAACTGACCTTGTTTAAGCAAGCCCTGTTAGGACATGTAGTGTATGCCCACATTGACTGGTTCAGTGAGGATGAACATTTATATTATGTGACTTTACAGTCTCAAGAATCTGCAGTTAATTCTAAGTGTCTGCTGAGGACTCCGAGCACACAAACACTTTGTCCTGCATCTGAGTGTAACGTTCCCAATGCCTTGAGTGAGGCAGCCACTCCCGATGCAGGCAGCTTTGCAGCTGACAGTTTTATTGGAAATGTTCAGCAGGCAGTGGGTGGACTAAGTGAAGAAGATGACTTAACAGCGGGTTTTCCTATTGAACCTGTAACAATGGAGACAGACTCTACCCACATAGCATTTGTGGTGAACGTATTGAACCCATCAGATTTTTGGGTACGCCTTAGTAAGTATCAGAACAAATTTCAAGACATAATGGAAACTATAAATGAGTTTTATAATGCATCCGAAAATGACGAACTGACTCTGAGAAACCCTGAACCTGGACTGTTCTGTTGTGCCAGATATAGCAAGGACAAATGTTTCTACCGAGCCGTCATCACTGAAAGGAACGATTATTGGATTAATGTTTACCTCCTGGATTATGGAAGTACTGACTCCATACCATTTTTTGATGCCAAAATTTTGCTTCCAGAATTTTGGGATTTGCCTTCCTTAGCCATGCATTGTTCACTTGCACATATATCTCCTGCCAAAAATTTATGGATCCAGGCAGcaacagattattttaaaaaaatcgtTCTGAACAAAGCAATTTTGCTTCAAGTTAGAGCAAAGAAAGGTGACAAGTACATGGTGAATATTCAGGATATTGAAGCTGCTGAAAATATGGACGCTGTCTCTCTGATGCTACAAGCTGGATATGCAGAATCTGCAGGGGTAGCATTAGAAGATCTCCCCAGATCTGTAAGAGACTGTTCAGTGTTAAAATATAAAGATacacttcatgataaaaatgtGGTCCCTGCCCCAGTCCAAAGACCCAAGCCTGAAAACTCACATTCTGAGAAGCTGAAAGAAAATCTCTTATCTTCACACAGGTTCCTGGATGTAAAAATTTCTTTCAACTCATGTTTTGAACCGAGTTCATCACGGCCTTATAAGGAATATGTGTTCAAGCCAGGAAAACTTCTCGAAGTCAACTGTTCTTATTGCCATGGCCCAGGTGACTTTTCATGCCAGCTTCTGTGTAAGTTAAGAGATTTGAAATTACTGATGGAACAAATTCAAGATTATTATAGCATCCATCCAGAGCCATATCAGTTTGGGAAGGTAGCTTGTGTGGCTAAGCATTCCAGAGATGGGAAGTGGTACAGGGCCGCCATCTTGACTCAAGCATCAGACCAAGAAGTTGAACTAATATTTGTTGACTATGGCAACCAAGAGCGAGTTTTCATTAAAGATCTTTGTGCCATCAACCCACATTTTCTTGCTTTAGAAGCCCAAGCTTTCAGATGCTGTCTCAACTATTTAGTTGAGCCCATTACGTGTAAACTATTGGACTGGACAGCAGAAGCATCTAGAGACTTTGGAAATTTCCTTTCTTCATGTGGAGGGCTACTCACTTGTATTGTGTATGCCTTAGTTCTTATACACCCTAGATGCTTATGTAATTTAGTGGATTTACAATCATCATTTACCAGTGCAAATGAATTTCTCCTTCGTCGTGGCTCCACCCACTACAGTGTATTATCAAGGCCACTACCATTTTCAGTTAGTCTTTACAGTTACTATTACTCTTCCTTTGATATAAAGATTGGAAGTGAAGAAGACGTGTATATATCACACGTGTATAGTCCCAAAAAGTTCTATTGTCAGCTTTGCAGAAACAGTAAAGATTTAGAGATGCTGGAGACAAGAATCACTGAGATGATTAGCCTTAAAATGTGCTCAAAGTATGACTGGTACAGAATGAGACTGTGCATCTCTAAATACATAGAGGATGGGCTCTCATACAGAGCCTTGGTGAAGCCAACAGCGTCGTCATCATCTGGcccttgtgtttattttgtggacTATGGGAATGAGCAATTTGTAGAAGAAAACATGCTATGGGCCATTTCCGACCAGTTTCCAGAACTCCTGTTTACACCTATGCAAGCAATTCAATGTTTTCTGTCAGATCTTAGAGATATAGATATTCCAAGAGAAATCAATAGATGgtttgaaaacagttttttaGGGAAGCCCTTAAAAGCAGTAATACTGTCTAGGGAGTCAGATGGGCAGCTTGGTATAGACTTATATGATGGGTATCAACATATAAATCAGACAATAAAATTGCTACTTAAAGTTTATGGAGAAAAACACTCTGAGCAAGCATGGTATGTGGAAAAGAATCAGAGGTTAAATCAGGCATTCGCTGCTCCtgtgaaagaaaacacagaaagcatTTGTTGCCACAATGCAATAAATAAAACTAGCCTTGCAACACATTCTGCAAAGAAAACAGATCAATTGATGCATCCCCCAAGCATATATGCCAGGCATTTAAAACCATCAATTTGTTATGAAGTTGAACCCAAGCCGAAAAGCACAGCGAAGAAGTCCTCTAGGTATGGACTTAAAAGTAAAAAGGTAAGATTCACTCCCAGGTCTGCACGCATTCCTGAAAAAATTGGCATTGGCTTCAAATCACGGAAGATGGTATCAAAGGTATTCACCAAAGATGTCAATCAAGCAGCTTCCCCAAGACGGTGCATCCTTCGTAGACCTCCGATCACAAAGATTCCTCAGCCTCACATAGACTTGAGTACCCAGGTTAAAAGGTCTGCACCCACTAGCCACCATCCAGCCAATTTTCACATTCCGCTTGCTGGGAATGGAAATGAAGCCATAGGACTCACTAATGTTCTAAATGAAAGAACAAACGGCCAGAAAAAGCAGAACTCCCTGAGCCCTCTGGTGAGAGATTGTGTAGAGTACTCTAGTGACCATGCTGTGTCCAGAGACATTACTAAGGAAGTATTGTCTGAAGGGCCCTTTGAAGTGAAAGTTTTTGATCATGGTAATACTGCCATAGTAAATGGATCTAAAGTTTATTCAATTAACATGGAACTCTTAACTATGCCCCGGCTGGGAATTTATTCTTTCCTTCGTAGAATAAGATGGAATGGGCCCATTGAAATGTGTCAAAGCAAAATTGCAGATTATTTTTCCTCGGGAGTAATTAACAGAATAGTTTCCTGTGAATTTTTGAAGACACATGATGGGAAGTGGGAAGTAAATATAACTTGTGGCGGTAAATGTGTCATCAAGAAATTGCTGAGGTGGTCTCCATGTCCTAACCTACAGGAGACAGTGTTGCAGCTGCCTCAGGTCATGTCTCACAAAGTTAGTGCCTGTGAAAACAACCACTCGAAGACAGGAAGAGTAAATCTGGATGAAGATTCCGTGATCTTCAAACCACTCTCCAAACAGCTGGTTGAAATTCCTTTTGAACTGGTAAGACACAGACAGCTTGAAAAAGCCAAACTGATTTACGTTTCAGAGACTGGGGGATTTCATGTGAAGTTAccaaaaaatcagaaaacatcaGATTTAGCACGATTAATTCCTAAAGAAgatatttcctcttttttctcaATGGATATTATTGAAAGGGGGTTAGAATTCTTGTCAATATctaatagaaatttaaaatggTACCAATCCAGAACAGAAGAGCAATGGGTGAATGAGAAAGTACTTATTGTTTTAGAAAATCATGGACAGCATGAAGTAGTGCCTGTAAATAATACCAAGGTACTTAGCGGAGAGATCAGAAATATTCTAAGTCAAGGTATGTCTTGTAAATGGATTTGGTTTACACATTCTGAAAAAACAACTCTCAAGTtccttgtgtgtttatttgctcATTTGGAAATAAGCATCATTTCTCTGAAATATTTAAACTATGCTTGGGAAGCAGAAATCTTGGTAGATGGCATGTTGCTTTGTGGATCTTTAAATGTGACTTCATCTCTGGAGGAAGAAAGTGAACTGCAGTCTTTAGGCACTGTTTGCAGTCTGGAGCCCCAGACTCTTCTGTCACCGTGTGTAATCAGGCCATTTGTTTGGGCACCTCTCCACAGTGGTGGGCAGTATTGTGGTATTGCCACTGCTGTCAGTGACCCCTCAGACTTCTGTGTGCAGTTAGAGGATTTCTTTGTTACAATGAAGTACCTTTTTACCTTGCTTTCTGACATACCAGAGCCCTTGCAAGCCTTGCCCCCAGAGCACGTGATTCCTGGTTCCAGCTGCCTGTTCAGAAGTGAGTTGGAGGGTcagtggagcagagcagaaaTTTCTGAAGTTTCGAATCTATCTTTACATCTCATTTTGATTGACTGTGGACTTTCTGTTCATATACCTTACTCAGAAGCAATCAATCTTAAATCTGTTCCTGAGAAAATTGTGAGTGTGCCAAGGCTGAGCTATCCATGTAGCCTGTATGGTGTCTTACCTGCTACAGAGAAGGTGTGGAATAATGAAGCTAGGCTGTTTTTTCAAGATTTTCTATGCAAATCAGGCTTAGTGTTTCAGTTTAGGGAGTACGGTCCTGCAGCAGTATCGGAAGTGGATGTCATTCACAAGAACAAGAGTGTGGCAGATGTATTAGTGGCGTCTGGTCTTGCCGTGCATCCTAAGGATTCAGCTCGTCCCAACAGAATGATTGCTGCTGGATCTAAACCACAGAGCCATCCCATCTGCCCACTGTTGGACAAACACTgctacaaaacagaaaatattaattGTAGCACCATAAGACAAAAGCTATGGAAGAAGAAACCTTCGAAGAGGAGACATGTTTCTAGGCGCCTCTTAAAGAAAAGCCGCGTCAGTGAAAAATTACATTCTGTAAActtaaaactgagaagaaacGTCATTGTTGGGAAACTTAACTTCCCAGGTACTACTCTGCTGGAGATATGCATAGCAGCTTCGTCTGGAGGACCACCTATTCGTTCGGAGAATGACTCAGGctgctttgaaaacatttttgaaaaccCATCACCTGCTGGAGCCCAGGAAAAGAGTCACACAATGGTCTCAAATGCCGTCGTCAATGAAAGCACGACAGCAGAACACTTGGAAA